One Thermococcus sp. genomic window carries:
- a CDS encoding LSm family protein — translation MSEKQYLLDKTLERWKGKRVAVGVGSETSFSGILVDFDEEIILLREVTDYAGNRAKELIVKIDDLNWITLL, via the coding sequence AAGCAGTACCTCCTCGACAAAACGCTGGAACGCTGGAAGGGGAAGAGAGTTGCAGTCGGTGTCGGCAGTGAGACGAGTTTTTCCGGGATTCTGGTTGACTTTGATGAGGAGATAATCCTTCTCAGGGAAGTTACTGATTACGCGGGGAACAGGGCGAAGGAGCTGATAGTCAAGATAGACGACCTCAACTGGATAACCCTGCTCTGA